One Capillibacterium thermochitinicola genomic region harbors:
- a CDS encoding ABC transporter ATP-binding protein, whose translation MGAVIEVNDVTLAFSPHCPPELDGVNLVVNEGEFLCLVGPSGCGKSTLLRLVAGVLTPDRGEVKVFGEKKPPNWSRLSIVPQDSLLLPWRKVIDNVVLPLELNGRRGDRLQWKAQAQAALRLVNLQGVEDKYPHQLSGGMRQRVALARALVSKAELLLLDEPFAALDALTRSQLHLEIMGIRRQTPFTGLMVTHNIFEAVFLADRVVVMGEKPGRMLGEVKIDLPYPRELKLMSTPEFAALVGAVQELLEKGWCGDE comes from the coding sequence GTGGGAGCGGTTATTGAGGTTAACGATGTTACACTGGCCTTTTCCCCGCACTGTCCACCGGAGCTGGACGGGGTTAATCTGGTGGTGAATGAAGGCGAGTTCCTCTGTTTGGTTGGCCCCAGCGGTTGTGGCAAGTCGACCCTTTTACGTTTGGTGGCCGGGGTCTTAACGCCCGACCGGGGGGAGGTCAAAGTTTTTGGGGAGAAAAAGCCGCCCAATTGGTCGCGGTTGAGTATTGTCCCTCAGGATTCGCTGCTTTTGCCCTGGCGGAAGGTCATTGACAATGTGGTGTTGCCCCTGGAGTTGAACGGCCGCCGTGGCGACCGGTTGCAATGGAAAGCCCAGGCTCAGGCGGCTTTACGTCTGGTTAACCTGCAGGGGGTGGAAGACAAGTATCCCCATCAACTGTCCGGTGGGATGCGGCAACGGGTGGCTTTGGCGCGGGCCCTGGTCAGCAAGGCCGAGCTCCTGCTCCTGGATGAACCCTTTGCCGCCCTTGACGCCCTGACCAGAAGCCAACTCCATCTGGAGATTATGGGTATTCGCCGACAAACGCCGTTTACCGGTTTGATGGTCACCCATAATATCTTCGAGGCGGTTTTTTTGGCCGACCGCGTGGTGGTGATGGGGGAAAAACCCGGACGGATGCTGGGTGAGGTGAAGATTGATCTCCCGTACCCGCGGGAGCTTAAGCTGATGAGCACGCCGGAGTTTGCCGCTTTGGTCGGTGCCGTCCAGGAACTTTTGGAGAAAGGATGGTGCGGTGATGAGTAG
- a CDS encoding ABC transporter permease, protein MSRRVANSNSGGERLIALLLVGMVIFLVWSWLATFYPDYILPSPVAVARRARELFRQGGLFAVHFRTTLGEAFLGFLLGAGAALPLSYLLARHPRLDRLVTPVVVAIQAIPIVALAPLMVIWFGFGLTSKVIIAALTAFFPVLTNGVVGLRETDPRLKEMFKIMGAGKREIFFKLEVPSALPVLFGGFRMGLTLSVIGAVVGEFSGAGRGLGYLVYFARGTFDTALIFVALLALAVMGIGFYLLVSWLEAVVMPWRKDMDR, encoded by the coding sequence ATGAGTAGACGGGTGGCCAATTCCAATTCCGGTGGGGAAAGGCTGATCGCTCTTCTCCTGGTGGGTATGGTTATTTTCTTGGTCTGGTCCTGGCTGGCGACTTTTTACCCCGATTATATTCTTCCTTCCCCGGTGGCCGTTGCCCGTCGCGCCCGGGAACTTTTCCGCCAGGGCGGGCTTTTTGCCGTCCATTTCCGGACGACTTTAGGCGAAGCGTTCCTCGGGTTCTTGTTGGGAGCCGGAGCCGCTTTACCCCTCAGTTATTTGCTGGCGCGCCACCCCCGTTTGGACCGCTTGGTGACGCCGGTGGTCGTGGCTATCCAGGCAATCCCGATCGTTGCTTTGGCGCCCCTGATGGTAATCTGGTTTGGGTTCGGCCTGACTTCCAAGGTTATCATCGCCGCGCTGACCGCTTTCTTTCCCGTCTTGACCAATGGGGTGGTGGGCCTGCGAGAGACCGATCCCCGCTTGAAAGAGATGTTCAAGATCATGGGTGCCGGGAAACGGGAGATCTTTTTTAAACTGGAGGTTCCTTCGGCTTTACCGGTCCTTTTTGGCGGTTTTCGGATGGGATTAACCCTTTCCGTAATCGGGGCCGTCGTCGGCGAGTTTTCCGGAGCCGGGCGCGGCCTCGGTTATCTGGTCTATTTTGCCCGGGGGACCTTTGACACCGCCTTGATCTTCGTGGCCTTGCTGGCGCTGGCGGTCATGGGGATTGGTTTTTACCTCTTGGTGTCTTGGTTGGAAGCGGTGGTGATGCCCTGGCGTAAAGACATGGATCGTTAA
- a CDS encoding ABC transporter substrate-binding protein, with amino-acid sequence MKKKLVLLLVAAVLLLGGVLFWTRPVQSRTVTLAMTYIPNVQFAPWYVAEEKGYFREEGLEVVFDYRMDIDALQLVATGKMDYAIAGGDQVLVARGQGIPVVYLMSLYAEFPPAVIAKAETGIKTATDLKGKTVGLPLYGTNLLAVQAILRRAGLAEKDVHLVDIGYTQIPSLLEDKVDAVVGFANNEPIKLKAMGVAVNQINSWDYFSLVGHGLITGAGKVEKAPAEVGKMVRASYKGLQYALAHPEEAFAICLKYLPELGEEQKKQEWEVLKASMALWENDYTRTYGLGRSDPASWEDAQQLMIELGMIPQATPVGEILNLSFLPE; translated from the coding sequence ATGAAGAAAAAACTCGTTTTGCTGCTGGTGGCGGCGGTCCTGCTGCTTGGCGGAGTGCTGTTTTGGACTCGTCCGGTACAGTCGCGCACGGTTACTCTGGCGATGACCTATATTCCCAATGTTCAGTTTGCTCCCTGGTACGTGGCGGAGGAGAAAGGCTATTTCCGGGAAGAAGGACTGGAGGTTGTCTTTGATTACCGGATGGACATCGATGCTTTGCAGCTGGTGGCCACCGGCAAGATGGATTACGCCATTGCCGGCGGGGACCAAGTGCTGGTGGCGCGGGGGCAAGGGATTCCTGTGGTCTACCTGATGAGTCTGTATGCCGAATTTCCCCCGGCGGTCATTGCGAAAGCGGAGACGGGGATCAAAACCGCCACCGACTTAAAGGGAAAAACGGTCGGTCTCCCGTTATACGGGACCAATCTCCTGGCGGTGCAGGCCATCCTGCGCCGGGCCGGTCTTGCGGAGAAGGATGTTCACCTTGTTGATATCGGCTATACCCAGATTCCGTCGTTATTGGAGGACAAGGTGGATGCGGTGGTCGGTTTCGCCAACAACGAACCGATCAAGCTGAAGGCGATGGGGGTGGCGGTCAACCAGATCAACTCCTGGGATTACTTTTCCCTGGTTGGGCACGGCCTGATTACCGGCGCCGGAAAAGTGGAAAAGGCACCGGCGGAGGTGGGTAAAATGGTGCGGGCCAGTTACAAGGGGTTGCAATATGCCCTCGCCCACCCGGAAGAGGCCTTTGCGATCTGCCTGAAGTACCTGCCGGAACTGGGGGAAGAACAAAAGAAGCAGGAATGGGAAGTCTTAAAAGCATCCATGGCTTTATGGGAGAATGATTACACGCGTACGTACGGGCTGGGCCGTTCGGACCCGGCCAGTTGGGAAGATGCCCAGCAGTTGATGATCGAACTGGGCATGATTCCGCAGGCGACGCCGGTTGGCGAGATTCTTAATCTATCGTTCTTACCGGAGTAG